One genomic segment of Novisyntrophococcus fermenticellae includes these proteins:
- a CDS encoding putative NPN-dependent ornithine cyclodeaminase — MSFKIPEYHHPDFNRKQFKDAPEVRYEEAEKDGVAPEYFHSTSMYPEYFKIGGRWMLAEESRMDSSVVICDDGHLAVVENRNLKKGDKVILGRTENCEEGIYMHCRGFEEEGNQLDDKFVFRQGRSRETSYARDYDNLFELLRYEKEHGNIVWVMGPAFAFDHDAREAMSGMIKGGYAHGLMAGNALATHDLEGALLHTALGQDIYTQASHPNGHYNHLDVINKVRKSGSIPQFIQDYNIDNGIIYNCVKHNVPIVLTGSIRDDGPIPEVIGDAYLGQGAMRKLIKDATCVICLATMLHTIATGNMTPSFRVLPDGTIRPVYLYTVDADEFVVNKLLDRGSLSATTIVTNVQDFIAIVAKGLGVME, encoded by the coding sequence ATGTCATTTAAAATACCAGAATATCATCATCCGGATTTTAACCGGAAGCAGTTTAAGGATGCGCCTGAGGTGCGGTATGAGGAAGCAGAAAAGGATGGAGTGGCACCGGAATATTTCCACAGCACTTCCATGTATCCGGAGTACTTCAAAATCGGAGGAAGATGGATGCTGGCTGAAGAGAGCCGTATGGATTCCAGTGTAGTAATCTGTGACGATGGGCACCTTGCCGTAGTGGAGAACCGGAACCTGAAAAAAGGGGATAAGGTCATCCTGGGCCGCACTGAAAACTGTGAAGAAGGCATCTATATGCACTGCAGAGGCTTTGAAGAGGAAGGGAACCAGTTAGATGACAAGTTTGTATTTCGTCAGGGAAGAAGCCGTGAAACCTCTTATGCAAGAGATTACGATAATTTGTTTGAACTGCTCAGATATGAGAAAGAGCATGGAAATATTGTATGGGTTATGGGACCCGCATTTGCCTTTGATCATGATGCCAGAGAGGCGATGTCGGGCATGATCAAAGGAGGCTATGCACACGGACTGATGGCTGGTAATGCACTGGCTACGCATGATCTGGAGGGGGCGCTGCTGCACACAGCTCTGGGACAGGATATTTACACCCAGGCGTCACATCCGAATGGGCATTATAACCATCTGGACGTGATTAACAAAGTAAGAAAGAGCGGTTCCATTCCGCAGTTTATTCAGGATTATAACATTGATAATGGAATTATCTATAATTGTGTAAAACACAATGTCCCTATCGTGCTCACCGGATCCATCCGTGATGACGGTCCCATACCCGAGGTCATCGGAGATGCTTATCTGGGGCAGGGGGCTATGCGTAAGCTGATTAAAGATGCTACCTGTGTCATCTGTCTGGCCACTATGCTGCATACGATAGCCACAGGAAATATGACTCCGTCTTTTAGGGTGCTGCCTGACGGAACGATCCGTCCCGTGTATCTGTATACTGTGGATGCCGATGAATTCGTAGTGAATAAGCTTTTGGATCGGGGAAGCTTGTCCGCCACAACCATTGTAACAAATGTTCAGGACTTTATCGCTATTGTTGCCAAAGGGTTAGGCGTGATGGAGTAA